One genomic region from Gossypium hirsutum isolate 1008001.06 chromosome D13, Gossypium_hirsutum_v2.1, whole genome shotgun sequence encodes:
- the LOC107919329 gene encoding bifunctional purple acid phosphatase 26, whose translation MISVSNHHPFIVKYTPQYEWLSEELKKVDREKTPWLIVLIHMPIYNSNEAHFMEGESMRAVFEEWFVHHRVDVIFAGHVHAYERSYRISNIRYNVSSGECYPVPDKSAPVYITVGDGGNQEGLAGRFLDPQPEYSAFREASYGHSTLEIQNRTHAFYHWNRNDDGKKVATDSFVLHN comes from the exons ATGATATCTGTTTCTAACCATCACCCTTTTATAGTGAAATACACACCTCAATATGAGTGGCTTAGTGAAGAATTAAAGAAGGTTGACCGGGAGAAGACTCCTTGGCTTATTGTCCTTATACATATGCCAATCTACAATAGCAATGAAGCACATTTCATGGAGGGTGAAAGTATGCGAGCAGTCTTTGAAGAATGGTTCGTCCACCACAGAGTTGATGTAATCTTTGCTGGTCATGTCCATGCTTACGAAAGATCT TATCGAATCTCAAATATAAGGTACAATGTATCAAGTGGCGAATGTTACCCTGTACCAGACAAATCAGCTCCAGTTTACATCACTGTCGGAGATGGTGGAAATCAAGAAGGTCTAGCTGGAAG ATTTTTAGATCCCCAACCAGAGTATTCTGCATTCCGAGAAGCTAGTTATGGTCATTCGACACTGGAGATCCAAAATAGGACACATGCATTCTACCATTGGAACCGCAATGATGATGGGAAAAAAGTGGCAACTGACTCGTTTGTATTACACAATTAG